In Planctomycetota bacterium, a genomic segment contains:
- a CDS encoding phospholipase D family protein, with the protein MRLIGLLALLAMLVGCDSSAPPQPSTATVARNDIDVYFSPEGGATDAIVSAVGQAQRSLDIAAYSFTSAPIAAAVRDAHRRGVRTRVILNRNQESHRYSSGSFLSNAGIPVHIRVADGVQHSKYMIIDGEVVITGSFNFSRRAEERNAENLLVLHRPDVAREYQADFDRMLAISRPFEDKRDDVSQP; encoded by the coding sequence ATGCGTCTGATCGGACTCCTTGCGTTGCTCGCGATGCTTGTCGGTTGCGACAGTTCGGCACCGCCGCAGCCTTCCACCGCAACCGTCGCGAGAAATGACATCGACGTGTACTTCTCGCCCGAAGGTGGCGCGACCGATGCGATCGTCTCGGCGGTCGGACAGGCCCAGCGCAGCCTCGACATCGCCGCGTACAGCTTCACGTCGGCACCGATCGCCGCCGCCGTACGTGATGCCCATCGACGTGGCGTGCGGACCCGCGTCATCCTCAACCGCAACCAGGAAAGTCATCGCTACAGCAGCGGCAGTTTTCTCAGCAACGCCGGCATCCCGGTCCACATTCGCGTGGCCGACGGCGTGCAGCATTCGAAGTACATGATCATCGACGGTGAGGTCGTCATCACCGGCAGCTTCAACTTCAGCCGGCGGGCCGAGGAGCGGAACGCGGAGAACCTGCTGGTGCTGCATCGGCCGGACGTGGCTCGGGAGTACCAGGCGGACTTTGATCGGATGCTCGCGATCAGCCGACCGTTCGAGGACAAGCGCGACGACGTCAGTCAGCCATGA
- a CDS encoding helix-turn-helix domain-containing protein: MSARTEASMAQRRSSDRSKRSSGSPNKPKSSPKRAPSQQEEFQVRTDRPIKSVKLAAGKVPPWFRIFKAVVLNGLVREMTTADCKVLLCLGAFQSERNPWTVYPAVRTIAEMTGLKERAVYNAVNRLIELGIIKRESGGGRTANRYTLLPLAIDRDRNKRSQQIEYNNAEELTEEIEIAGVHRDAPLHDDAAVHDDAHVPDAAPLPRAQRSSSPARARSRYRRTDKEPSNRSEEAAAAEAALLARGVTEPTLSKLLDEHDPETIVRKCVDFDVRNRQPGKAKEPGWLVKSIVVGYGLHPATQKAIDREKKAAAKRVRDAELAAEADEEAERQAAVDAWVEEQLEQADDEEWDAWHAAVLERYPVVARNLRRSDPRTSPKLRGLIAGMLAGMYDLMAD, translated from the coding sequence TTGTCAGCACGCACGGAGGCGTCCATGGCCCAGCGCCGAAGCTCCGATCGCAGCAAGCGATCGTCCGGTTCACCGAACAAACCCAAGAGCAGCCCGAAGCGCGCGCCAAGCCAACAAGAAGAATTCCAAGTCCGCACCGACCGCCCGATCAAGAGCGTGAAGCTCGCGGCCGGGAAGGTGCCGCCGTGGTTTCGCATCTTCAAGGCCGTCGTGCTCAACGGCTTGGTCCGGGAAATGACCACCGCCGACTGCAAGGTGCTGCTGTGTCTCGGGGCGTTCCAGTCCGAGCGGAATCCGTGGACCGTCTACCCGGCGGTCCGTACGATTGCCGAGATGACCGGGCTCAAGGAGCGGGCGGTCTATAACGCGGTCAACCGCCTCATCGAACTGGGCATCATCAAGCGTGAGTCCGGCGGTGGCCGAACCGCCAACCGCTACACGCTCCTGCCCCTCGCCATCGACCGCGACCGCAACAAGCGCTCGCAGCAGATCGAGTACAACAACGCTGAGGAACTGACCGAGGAGATCGAGATCGCAGGGGTGCATCGAGACGCACCCCTGCACGACGATGCAGCGGTGCATGATGATGCACATGTGCCTGACGCTGCACCCCTGCCCCGCGCGCAGCGATCATCCAGCCCTGCACGGGCGCGCAGCAGATATAGAAGAACAGATAAAGAACCAAGCAATAGAAGCGAGGAAGCTGCTGCTGCGGAGGCTGCGCTGTTGGCCCGCGGGGTGACGGAGCCGACGCTCAGCAAGCTGCTCGACGAACACGATCCGGAAACGATCGTGCGCAAGTGCGTCGACTTCGACGTCCGCAACCGCCAGCCGGGCAAGGCCAAGGAACCCGGCTGGCTGGTAAAGTCGATCGTCGTCGGCTACGGCTTGCACCCGGCAACGCAGAAAGCGATCGATCGCGAAAAGAAAGCCGCGGCCAAGCGGGTACGCGATGCCGAGCTCGCCGCCGAGGCCGACGAAGAGGCTGAGCGTCAAGCAGCGGTCGACGCCTGGGTCGAGGAGCAACTTGAGCAGGCCGACGACGAAGAGTGGGACGCCTGGCACGCCGCAGTGCTGGAGCGATATCCCGTCGTCGCCCGCAACCTCCGCCGAAGCGACCCGCGCACCAGTCCCAAGCTCCGCGGCCTCATCGCCGGCATGCTCGCGGGCATGTACGACCTCATGGCTGACTGA